A genomic region of Nymphaea colorata isolate Beijing-Zhang1983 chromosome 2, ASM883128v2, whole genome shotgun sequence contains the following coding sequences:
- the LOC116247149 gene encoding pentatricopeptide repeat-containing protein At2g20540-like has protein sequence MAVAASTFTPCPPLPTPTSSFKAFSRSDQPSKLRTSMVVTASTFTPCAPLPTSISPSETFNPSDQPSKLLHVLYNIQASTTTLPQLKQIHAHILRNHLHGQNFLLKRLLDSYISFGDMRHAHQTFEQMADPNIHAWNSILKAYLDGGRCYVALQLYARMLRSGLTPSNFCFPLALKASARLPSLPVGKQIHAHVVKFGAGADVFVASALVDMYAKCGKLTVALQVFDKMPERNVVAWTALVDACAKSGDMDCAQKVFDEMPDKNVFSWTALVSGYTQNGMWEEALEVFRRMQVEGARPDEVAVLSALAACSHVGALELGQWIHDYAKKNGLNMQKVSLCNALIDMYAKCGDINKARIIFDAMVHRSQASWNSMIVGFAIHGHVQESIQFFEGMQKAGFRPNEVSFTGLLHGCSHGGLVDEGTNYFDSMKRDYGVEPNMKHYGCMVDLLGRAGRLGDAYDFVKGMPFKPNYIVWSALLAACRNHGDLELAEHVIGEVNDLEPWSTGNYVMLSNVYAANGQWDHAAGTRAMLREKGIVKLPGCSWIELNNTVHSFIAGDKTHPQRNEVNETLDHLGKMLKIVGDAPCTVTIT, from the coding sequence ATGGCGGTAGCTGCATCCACTTTCACGCCATGTCCACCACTACCAACCCCAACTTCTTCCTTCAAGGCCTTCAGCCGATCCGATCAACCCTCCAAGCTCCGAACTTCAATGGTGGTAACTGCATCCACTTTCACGCCATGTGCACCTCTACCAACCTCAATTTCTCCCTCCGAGACTTTCAACCCATCCGATCAACCATCCAAGCTCCTGCACGTCCTCTACAACATTCAAGCCTCCACCACCACCCTCCCGCAACTGAAGCAAATCCACGCCCACATCCTGAGAAACCATCTCCACGGCCAGAATTTCCTCCTCAAGCGACTCCTCGACTCATACATCTCCTTCGGCGATATGAGGCACGCCCATCAAACGTTTGAGCAAATGGCCGACCCCAACATCCACGCTTGGAACAGCATCCTCAAAGCATACTTGGACGGCGGCCGGTGCTACGTAGCGCTTCAACTCTATGCTCGCATGCTTCGGAGCGGTCTCACCCCGTCAAACTTCTGCTTCCCTCTGGCGCTTAAAGCCTCTGCCCGTCTTCCATCGCTCCCTGTTGGCAAGCAGATCCATGCTCACGTCGTGAAATTCGGCGCCGGGGCCGACGTTTTCGTTGCTAGTGCTTTGGTGGACATGTACGCGAAATGCGGAAAGCTGACCGTGGCTCTCCAGGTGTTTGACAAAATGCCTGAAAGAAATGTTGTTGCCTGGACTGCGTTGGTTGATGCCTGTGCGAAGTCTGGTGATATGGATTGTGCACAAAAAGTGTTCGACGAAATGCCTGACAAGAACGTTTTCTCGTGGACGGCATTGGTTTCGGGTTATACCCAGAACGGAATGTGGGAGGAGGCACTAGAGGTGTTTCGAAGGATGCAGGTGGAAGGTGCGAGACCGGATGAAGTTGCCGTCTTGAGTGCACTTGCAGCTTGTTCTCACGTGGGTGCATTGGAATTAGGCCAATGGATCCATGATTATGCtaaaaaaaatggattaaatATGCAGAAAGTTTCTTTGTGTAATGCACTCATAGACATGTATGCTAAATGTGGGGATATAAATAAAGCAAGGATAATTTTTGATGCAATGGTACACAGGAGCCAAGCGTCGTGGAACTCTATGATTGTTGGATTTGCCATCCATGGACATGTACAGGAATctattcaattttttgaaggCATGCAAAAAGCTGGGTTCAGGCCTAATGAGGTGAGTTTTACTGGCCTCTTGCATGGTTGCTCCCATGGTGGGTTAGTTGATGAAGGGACCAACTATTTTGATTCAATGAAGAGAGATTATGGGGTTGAGCCTAACATGAAGCACTATGGATGCATGGTGGATCTACTAGGTCGAGCAGGGCGTCTTGGTGATGCCTATGATTTTGTTAAAGGCATGCCTTTTAAGCCAAATTACATAGTATGGAGTGCTTTACTTGCAGCATGTAGAAATCATGGTGACCTAGAACTCGCAGAACATGTAATTGGAGAAGTTAATGATCTAGAGCCGTGGAGCACTGGAAACTATGTGATGCTATCCAACGTGTATGCAGCTAACGGGCAGTGGGATCATGCTGCAGGGACTCGTGCGATGCTCAGAGAGAAGGGGATTGTAAAGCTCCCGGGATGCAGTTGGATCGAGCTAAATAACACAGTTCATTCATTCATTGCAGGGGATAAGACTCACCCTCAGAGAAATGAGGTAAACGAAACTTTGGATCACCTAGGAAAGATGCTGAAAATAGTGGGCGATGCGCCTTGCACTGTGACCATTACATGA